In Anguilla rostrata isolate EN2019 chromosome 1, ASM1855537v3, whole genome shotgun sequence, a genomic segment contains:
- the entpd5a gene encoding ectonucleoside triphosphate diphosphohydrolase 5: MRVQIFILSVVSLWDLAQNFRAEATFNNHEHSANMENLLPSVARPSNRSYTFYGIMFDAGSTGTRIHVYTFIQKDPAELPVLDNEMYHAVKPGLSAYADKPNVGGDTIRQLLKLARKTVPRSEWKKTPVVLKATAGLRLLPAEKAKALLDEVKEVFNESPFLVPNNSVSLMNGKNEGVLAWVTVNFLTGHLYSNTKRTVGILDLGGGSTQITFLPKSKKTITSAPPSYIARMNMFNGTYELYTHSYLGNGLVAARLATLGALGADGLDWKVFTSSCLPKKFREDWTFGGLTYKVSGIPDGYAGYKLCYYEVMRVVKGIVHQPFEVKGSSIFYAFSYYYDRAVESGLIDGNRGGVVEVRDFKKRAKEVCNKMTKYRPISPFLCMDMTYITCLLKEGFGFKDSTVLQLAKKVNNVETSWALGATFDYFRNLNIH; the protein is encoded by the exons ATGCGTGTGCAGATATTCATCCTGTCGGTGGTGTCCCTGTGGGATCTGGCGCAGAACTTCCGCGCAGAGGCAACGTTCAACAACCACGAGCATTCCGCCAACATGGAAAACCTCCTGCCCAGCGTCGCCCGGCCCAGCAACCGCAGCTACACTTTCTATGGGATCATGTTTGATGCCGGGAGCACCGGCACCCGTATCCATGTCTACACCTTCATCCAGAAAGATCCAG CTGAGCTGCCAGTTCTGGACAATGAAATGTACCATGCAGTGAAGCCCGGATTGTCTGCTTATGCTGACAAGCCAAATGTG GGTGGGGACACAATTAGGCAGCTGCTGAAGTTGGCCAGGAAGACGGTGCCTCGCTCCGAGTGGAAGAAAACCCCAGTGGTCCTGAAAGCCACAGCGGGGCTTCGGCTGCTCCCCGCGGAGAAGGCGAAGGCGCTGCTGGACGAG GTCAAAGAGGTCTTCAACGAGTCCCCATTTTTAGTACCGAACAACAGTGTATCCttaatgaatggaaaaaatgaag gAGTCTTGGCTTGGGTAACAGTAAACTTTTTGACAG GACACTTGTATTCGAATACAAAAAGGACTGTGGGAATCTTGGATTTAGGAGGAGGTTCAACACAGATCACTTTTCTCCCAAAATCCAAG AAAACCATCACTTCTGCCCCACCCAGTTACATTGCTAGGATGAACATGTTCAATGGCACTTATGAACTGTACACTCACAG CTACCTCGGAAATGGACTGGTAGCAGCTCGATTGGCAACCCTTGGAGCTCTTGGTGCTGAtg GATTAGACTGGAAAGTCTTCACAAGCTCGTGCTTGCCCAAGAAGTTCAGAGAGGACTGGACTTTTGGTGGGCTCACTTACAAAGTCAGTGGGATCCCAGATG GTTATGCAGGGTACAAGCTCTGCTACTACGAGGTCATGAGGGTTGTCAAGGGGATTGTGCATCAGCCGTTCGAGGTGAAGGGGAGCAGCATTTTCTATGCCTTCTCTTACTACTATGACAGAGCCGTGGAGTCAGGTCTCATTG ATGGCAACCGTGGTGGAGTTGTGGAAGTTAGGGATTTCAAAAAGAGAGCAAAAGAAG TGTGCAATAAAATGACTAAGTACCGTCCCATCAGCCCCTTCCTGTGTATGGACATGACATATATCACCTGCTTGTTAAAGGAGGGCTTTGGCTTCAAGGACAGCACAGTACTTCAG CTCGCTAAGAAGGTGAACAATGTTGAGACCAGCTGGGCTTTGGGCGCCACGTTCGACTACTTTCGCAACCTGAACATCCACTGA